The following coding sequences are from one Methyloceanibacter stevinii window:
- a CDS encoding RNA polymerase sigma factor, with translation MLERHYDGIFRLTYRFVRTRADAEDIAQDVCVGLADRLGSFRGDAKFTTWLYRIVLNACRDWARRQASGQRAMASFADVDDLRRAADADHASQLEWVWTTLGQFPEEIRETAVLVLAQQLSHGEVASILGVKESTISWRMHELRKNLKQRADEER, from the coding sequence CTGCTGGAACGGCACTATGACGGCATTTTTCGGCTGACTTACCGCTTTGTCCGAACACGCGCCGACGCGGAGGATATCGCGCAGGATGTCTGCGTCGGTCTTGCCGACCGGCTCGGCTCGTTCCGTGGCGATGCGAAGTTCACCACCTGGCTCTACCGGATCGTCTTGAACGCCTGCCGGGATTGGGCGCGGCGCCAAGCGAGCGGTCAGCGGGCGATGGCCAGTTTCGCAGATGTGGACGACTTGCGCCGGGCCGCGGATGCCGATCACGCCAGCCAGCTCGAGTGGGTTTGGACGACGCTCGGTCAGTTCCCGGAAGAAATCCGCGAGACAGCAGTGCTCGTGCTGGCCCAGCAACTCAGCCACGGCGAGGTCGCGTCCATTCTCGGCGTGAAGGAATCGACGATCTCCTGGCGCATGCATGAACTGCGCAAGAACCTCAAACAGCGCGCGGACGAAGAGAGATGA